In Chloroflexota bacterium, a single window of DNA contains:
- a CDS encoding transposase — protein sequence MTYSLNGSNMQTQQTPLTHVSDADWEAVQPLLEKYDPPRRLGRKRIDQRQALDAIVYRLKSGCRWNHLPKEYPDDSSVHRTYQRWQRLGVMDEILSTLSEEVPTHRQMN from the coding sequence GTGACCTACTCACTCAACGGCTCGAACATGCAGACGCAGCAGACTCCACTCACCCACGTCTCGGACGCTGATTGGGAGGCCGTCCAGCCGCTGCTGGAGAAGTACGATCCGCCCCGCCGCCTGGGCCGCAAGCGCATCGACCAGCGCCAGGCGCTGGACGCGATCGTCTACCGGCTCAAAAGCGGCTGTCGCTGGAACCACCTCCCGAAGGAGTACCCGGACGACAGCTCGGTGCATCGGACCTATCAGCGGTGGCAGCGGCTCGGCGTGATGGACGAGATCCTCAGCACGCTGAGCGAGGAGGTGCCGACGCATCGGCAGATGAACTAG
- a CDS encoding copper resistance protein CopC/CopD — protein sequence MARLLPLCVMPVVLGVLLHLLTPSAALAHADLQQAEPAAGASIPTPPSALRLRFTEPLDRSATRLEVLDERGTRLELGELAVGPPNDRLLTVELSGLTEGVYTVRWWSLSQVDGHRWQGVYRFGVGRTPPPAEGTAPPLPSLLEVALQWLAIATTSLVLGGLAFRVWALEPVLARLGAAPRVLTVFGRALTATLTLLALLSVAEAVNSYGAFTPEVPGGATFAGIGKVGALALLRLFLVPMIGYLAAPGGSSGMALAFAALLVLTRAQAGHLANGGLGPVLIDATHQLAAGVWLGGAAAFTLVMPVLLRERGAAALPVGVRFGQLALACAGLALLSGVAASWALGLDPTLLLGSRYGLTLIAKLGLIVGLLLAALIVWRRRVAAPDRLPRLPLASEMILGLGVLLAAGTMALLPPPGESPSATPLDLVLPAGPENRLRVHLILDRVRTGEIQAEVQVLEADGRRLGQTGVQLTVSELAPLGASPAELAAGPPGPIDAVAEEQPDGRQLATFAPFTRPGWWRVVVRSTVHLQGVVETPFDVLAPDPNRTGLDPPTSQSAAVELFGQTVQRLEGLRSVRQRDALADGVGGVVFSTARYAAPDRYQLQTAEGDASVAVGPNQAFRRLDEPWRLVRRNAPFRYPTYRDTYADASAQRLGHQVTLDGQPARLLTFYVERDRAWYLWWLDAGDGLLRREVMVAPAHYMTTLYDEFDAPTAIELP from the coding sequence GTGGCCCGACTTCTGCCGCTCTGCGTGATGCCGGTCGTGCTTGGGGTGCTGCTGCACCTGCTCACGCCGTCCGCCGCGCTGGCGCACGCCGATCTTCAGCAGGCGGAGCCGGCTGCCGGGGCCTCCATCCCGACGCCGCCCTCGGCGCTGCGGCTGCGCTTCACCGAGCCGCTCGACCGCTCAGCCACCCGTCTTGAGGTGCTGGACGAGCGCGGCACGCGCCTGGAGCTGGGCGAGCTGGCTGTGGGGCCGCCGAACGACCGCCTCCTGACGGTTGAGCTGAGCGGCCTGACCGAAGGCGTCTACACCGTCCGCTGGTGGAGCCTGTCCCAGGTGGACGGCCACCGCTGGCAGGGCGTCTACCGGTTCGGCGTGGGGCGCACGCCGCCGCCCGCCGAGGGAACCGCCCCACCGCTGCCGTCCCTGCTGGAGGTCGCGCTCCAGTGGCTTGCCATCGCCACGACCTCGCTGGTGCTGGGCGGGCTGGCCTTCCGCGTCTGGGCGCTCGAGCCGGTCCTGGCTCGGCTCGGAGCGGCCCCCCGCGTGCTGACCGTGTTCGGGCGGGCGCTCACGGCGACCCTCACGCTGCTGGCCCTGCTCAGCGTCGCCGAAGCCGTCAACAGCTACGGCGCGTTCACGCCCGAGGTGCCCGGCGGCGCGACGTTCGCCGGTATCGGGAAGGTCGGCGCGCTGGCCCTGCTGCGCCTGTTCCTGGTCCCGATGATCGGGTACCTGGCCGCGCCGGGTGGCTCGAGCGGGATGGCGCTGGCATTCGCGGCCCTGCTGGTGCTGACGCGGGCGCAGGCCGGCCACCTTGCGAATGGCGGCCTTGGCCCGGTCCTGATCGACGCGACCCATCAACTGGCGGCCGGCGTCTGGCTGGGCGGGGCGGCAGCGTTCACGCTGGTGATGCCGGTGCTCCTCCGTGAGCGCGGGGCAGCCGCCCTGCCGGTGGGCGTGCGCTTCGGGCAGCTGGCGCTGGCCTGCGCTGGGCTCGCGTTGCTCAGCGGCGTGGCGGCAAGCTGGGCGCTCGGCCTCGACCCGACCCTCCTGCTGGGCAGTCGCTACGGGCTGACACTGATCGCCAAGCTCGGGCTGATCGTCGGGCTGCTGCTGGCGGCACTGATCGTGTGGCGGCGCAGGGTGGCCGCCCCAGACCGCCTGCCCCGCCTGCCGCTGGCCTCCGAAATGATCCTCGGCCTGGGCGTGCTGCTGGCGGCCGGCACGATGGCGTTGCTGCCGCCGCCGGGCGAGTCGCCCAGCGCCACCCCGCTCGACCTCGTCCTGCCGGCCGGGCCGGAGAACCGTTTGCGGGTCCACCTGATCCTCGACCGGGTCCGGACCGGCGAGATCCAGGCCGAGGTACAGGTGCTGGAAGCCGACGGCCGCCGCCTGGGGCAGACCGGCGTCCAGTTGACTGTCAGCGAGCTGGCGCCACTCGGAGCCAGCCCGGCCGAGCTGGCGGCTGGCCCGCCCGGCCCAATCGACGCTGTAGCGGAGGAGCAGCCGGACGGACGCCAGCTTGCCACGTTCGCGCCGTTCACCCGGCCCGGCTGGTGGCGCGTGGTCGTCCGCTCGACGGTCCACCTGCAAGGGGTGGTCGAGACGCCGTTCGACGTGCTGGCGCCAGATCCCAACCGCACCGGCCTCGATCCGCCAACCAGCCAGTCTGCCGCCGTCGAGCTGTTCGGCCAGACCGTCCAGCGGCTCGAAGGTCTACGGTCGGTGCGGCAACGGGACGCCCTGGCGGACGGCGTCGGCGGCGTCGTCTTCTCGACGGCGCGCTACGCGGCCCCGGACCGCTACCAGCTTCAGACCGCCGAGGGCGATGCCTCGGTGGCCGTCGGGCCGAATCAGGCGTTCCGCCGCCTGGACGAGCCGTGGCGGCTGGTTCGACGCAACGCGCCGTTCCGCTACCCGACCTACCGCGACACCTACGCCGACGCCTCGGCCCAGCGCCTCGGCCACCAGGTGACCCTCGATGGCCAGCCGGCCCGGCTCCTCACCTTCTACGTCGAGCGCGACCGCGCCTGGTACCTCTGGTGGCTCGATGCGGGTGACGGGCTCCTGCGCCGGGAGGTCATGGTCGCCCCAGCGCACTACATGACCACGCTGTACGACGAGTTCGACGCGCCAACCGCCATCGAGCTGCCGTAG